A window of Garra rufa chromosome 16, GarRuf1.0, whole genome shotgun sequence contains these coding sequences:
- the nkap gene encoding NF-kappa-B-activating protein, whose product MPEMDVKYSGCVSPKRRRHSRSNSRSPDRGLKNHRHDHEDDHKSRYNDKERNRNRFRFGNSRSRSRSRERDRSNWSDQRDRDHGFGSRSDYYDKRDDAQRQRQDAFIARRLQERERIGELGCPEVWGYSPRVREPDSDEHTPVEEDVKNSSSDSSSQEEKKKKKKKKKKKSKKRKNRKHSEDSESESDSEEEMKKKKRKKKSKKKKSKKKKAKKNHKESSSSSSEHSEEEEEDVNEISWVEKTVVGEHVVGPEAPLTHLSQDDKPLDFGHALLPGEGAAMAEFVKAGKRIPRRGEIGLTSDEIAEYEKCGYVMSGSRHRRMEAVRLRKENQIYSADEKRALASFNQEERRKRESKILSSFREMVYRKTKGKDGK is encoded by the exons ATGCCCGAAATGGACGTCAAATATTCAGGCTGTGTGAGCCCGAAGAGACGCCGACACAGCCGCTCCAACAGCCGCTCACCGGACCGAGGGCTCAAGAACCACAGGCACGACCATGAAGACGATCACAAATCGCGATACAACGACAAAGAGAGGAACAGAAACCGGTTCCGATTCGGGAATTCTCGCAGTCGCTCCAGGTCAAGGGAAAGAGATCGGTCAAACTGGTCAGATCAGAGAGACAGAGATCACGGCTTTGGGTCAAGATCCGATTACTATGACAAGAGAGATGATGCCCAACGACAGAGACAAGACGCCTTCATTGCGAG GCGTCTACAGGAACGTGAGAGAATTGGTGAACTGGGATGTCCTGAAGTCTGGGGATATTCTCCCAGAGTCAGAGAACCTGA CTCAGATGAACACACTCCTGTGGAAGAGGATGTGAAGAACAGCAGCTCTGATTCAAGTTCACAGG aggaaaagaagaaaaagaaaaagaagaagaagaagaaatcaaAGAAAAGGAAGAACAGGAAGCACTCAGAGGACAGCGAGTCAGAAAGTGATTCTGAAG AAGAgatgaaaaagaagaaaagaaagaagaaaagtaAAAA GAAGAAATCAAAGAAGAAGAAGGCAAAGAAGAATCACAAGGAGTCCAGTAGCTCTAGCAGTGAACATTCAGAGGAAGAAGAAGAGGATGTCAATGAAATCTCATGGGTGGAGAAAACTGTTGTTGGAGAACATGTTGTTGGACCTGAAGCTCCTCTCACTCACCTGTCCCAAGATGACAAACCtttaga TTTTGGCCACGCTTTGCTACCAGGTGAAGGTGCAGCCATGGCAGAGTTTGTCAAAGCAGGAAAACGTATTCCAAGAAGAGGTGAAATCGGTTTGACTAGTGATGAGATTGCAGAGTATGAGAAGTGTGGCTATGTCATGAGTGGAAGCAG ACATCGGCGTATGGAGGCTGTGCGTCTGAGAAAGGAAAACCAGATTTACAGTGCTGATGAGAAGAGAGCGCTTGCTTCCTTTAACCAAGAGGaaagaagaaagagagagagcaaaatcCTTTCCAGCTTCAGGGAAATGGTGTACAGAAAAACTAAAGGCAAAGATGGGAAGTAG
- the ndufa1 gene encoding NADH dehydrogenase [ubiquinone] 1 alpha subcomplex subunit 1, giving the protein MWYEILPGFAIMTVCLMIPGIATAQIQKFTNGGKEKRIVRVPYQWYLMERDKKISGTGAHYHAKGLENIK; this is encoded by the exons ATGTGGTATGAGATATTGCCCGGTTTTGCTATTATGACAGTTTGTCTGATGATTCCTGGTATCGCAACTGCTCAAATCCAGAAGTTCACAAACGGTGGAAAG GAAAAGAGGATCGTACGGGTACCCTATCAGTGGTATTTAATGGAGAgagacaagaaaatatctggaacTGGTGCACATTATCATGCCAAG GGGCTTGAAAACATCAAATGA